A genomic segment from Nodularia sphaerocarpa UHCC 0038 encodes:
- a CDS encoding peptidylprolyl isomerase, translating to MNDSCLEKLSEQTITAPELISLLAGYQMLPQIYRELLIDQAITCIECSPEEVEQAQQEFYTAHSITDPQQLENWLRLNHITPAQLQGIATRKLRLEKYKLATWGHKLESYFLTQKSQLDQVTYSLLRTRDMAIAQELYFRIKAKEQSFADIARKYSQGPEAQAGGLIGPMALSQPHPQLAAKLRASQPGQIMPPTRLGEWIVIVRLEQMIYAKLDDSTRKKLLNDLFQKWLQESLQQALNQASTQLLTPSSFA from the coding sequence ATGAATGATTCTTGTCTAGAAAAGTTGTCTGAGCAAACCATCACTGCGCCAGAGTTGATATCTCTGTTAGCAGGTTATCAGATGCTGCCCCAGATTTATCGGGAGTTGTTAATTGACCAAGCAATCACCTGTATTGAATGTAGCCCAGAAGAGGTAGAACAGGCACAACAGGAATTTTATACTGCCCATAGTATCACTGATCCCCAACAGCTAGAAAACTGGCTACGGTTAAATCATATCACCCCAGCGCAACTACAGGGAATAGCAACCAGAAAATTGCGGCTGGAAAAATATAAATTGGCGACTTGGGGACATAAATTAGAGTCTTATTTTCTCACGCAAAAATCCCAACTGGATCAGGTCACTTATTCTCTGCTGCGAACTCGTGATATGGCGATCGCTCAGGAGCTATACTTTCGGATTAAAGCTAAAGAACAAAGCTTTGCTGACATCGCCCGTAAATATTCCCAAGGGCCAGAAGCCCAAGCAGGGGGATTAATTGGACCAATGGCTCTGAGTCAACCCCACCCCCAACTAGCAGCCAAACTCCGGGCTAGTCAACCAGGACAAATTATGCCTCCCACACGTTTAGGAGAATGGATTGTCATCGTCCGGTTAGAACAAATGATATACGCGAAACTAGATGATTCTACCAGAAAAAAATTGCTCAATGATTTATTTCAAAAATGGCTACAAGAATCCTTACAACAAGCCCTGAATCAAGCCTCAACACAACTCCTCACTCCGTCTTCCTTTGCGTGA
- a CDS encoding AMP-binding protein: MINRQRERFSTETHQAITLVDVLLKWTQQKGNSVGFSFLQDDKQENLTYAELDQKARTIAAHLQAMHWQGERVLLMYPPGLELIAAIMGCFYAGVVAVPVYPPRRNQNMTRLLAITQDAEAKGILTTVSLDDLLKDVAKNTAIAGLNKIATDSMILSVGEAWQTPELTKNSLALLQYTSGSTGTPKGVMLSHGNLLHNLAQIYQRFGHSSSTQVVSWLPPYHDMGLIGGIFQPLYGGFPVTLMSPVAFLQKPLRWLQAISQTHATTSGAPNFAYEMCVRKIRLEECQDLDLSSWDLAFTGAEPIRQDTLERFATVFAPYGFRRAAFYPCYGLAEATLFVSGKNQKNLELNHTAQGLVSCGIPSHDQTLVIVNPESRQPCAAGEEGEIWVKGESVAQGYWQRFQETAASFRASLASGEGGFLRTGDLGYLRSGELFVTGRIKDVIIIRGQNYYPHDIEATVAQSHPALSAYWGAAFSVEVSGEERLVVVQEVERNCWRTLDQDAVITAIRAAISREFGLQVYGICLLKPSSIPKTSSGKVQRFACRDGFVSSGLDVVCRWELSHAKAQRRKEEKVVDGLIEWLRVYARDHINSRLMDERRCISPHIVLDFGNRGLLGMQVPCCYGGLGLGYTDTIRIIQQLGAIDPTLALFVGLNNVLGVRPILMSGSESLKAELLPILATGRELAAFALTETGAGANPQAIQSQAISDGDGWRLRGEKIWSGSAAWAGVINVFVKHESGISGFVVRRGTPGLRQGAEALTMGMRGMVQNTVYLEDIPVTSAELLGDVGAGMNVAQDAMMYGRLAIAAACVGGMQRCVQLMWRYSGRRQIATGKLLDHPVVLYRLQELTNAITAVNSLVMRVGKLLDQGNTVPAEVYTACKISAPEFYWQAADLLVQTLGGRGYIESNIAPQILRDARILRIFEGPTETLCGFLGARVLKQGQTLQNFLCQTLGAVEVGQKLADAVEQISDRLYNDSNIKFQRWIYHQLGQLTTEAILWAVLDDQSAIAWVKNRFNQQLQQILTFNPDNLLYLNSQSLENHLHQYTQSIGDIEQNLAGEDQQLDELLRQSGENSQTTAKTWDSHPQTEDFPTQNTSVSQISTWLKTWIAEKLHISTSTIDTNKAFADYGIDSITAVELTQDLQQWLNISQPLDATIAWNFPTITALANYLGEVTSKNPTPSDNNLDNLSTIDIAQLLSQEIAIARDRKPQNK; the protein is encoded by the coding sequence ATGATTAACCGCCAACGAGAAAGATTCTCAACAGAAACACACCAAGCTATCACACTTGTGGATGTGTTACTCAAATGGACACAACAAAAAGGTAACTCTGTCGGCTTTTCTTTTTTGCAAGATGACAAACAGGAAAATCTTACCTACGCGGAGTTAGACCAAAAAGCACGCACAATAGCGGCGCATTTACAGGCGATGCACTGGCAGGGAGAACGGGTATTATTAATGTATCCGCCGGGCTTAGAATTAATAGCGGCAATTATGGGTTGCTTTTATGCGGGTGTGGTAGCAGTTCCAGTTTATCCACCGCGTCGCAATCAAAACATGACTAGGCTATTAGCAATTACCCAAGATGCTGAAGCTAAGGGAATATTGACCACCGTATCCTTAGATGATTTATTAAAAGACGTAGCTAAAAATACAGCAATAGCAGGGTTAAATAAAATTGCCACAGATAGTATGATCTTATCTGTAGGTGAGGCTTGGCAAACTCCTGAATTGACAAAAAATAGTCTGGCTTTACTACAATATACTTCCGGTTCCACTGGCACACCCAAGGGAGTGATGCTCAGTCATGGTAATTTATTGCATAACTTGGCACAAATATATCAACGTTTTGGACATTCATCTAGTACCCAGGTTGTGAGTTGGTTGCCACCTTACCATGACATGGGTTTGATTGGAGGAATTTTTCAGCCGTTGTATGGTGGTTTTCCGGTTACGCTCATGTCTCCTGTAGCTTTTCTGCAAAAACCGCTTCGCTGGTTGCAAGCAATTTCTCAAACTCATGCTACCACTAGCGGCGCTCCTAATTTTGCCTACGAGATGTGTGTACGCAAGATTCGTTTAGAGGAATGCCAAGATTTGGATTTGAGTAGTTGGGATTTAGCATTTACGGGTGCAGAACCAATTCGCCAAGATACACTAGAAAGATTTGCTACAGTTTTTGCACCTTATGGATTTCGACGAGCCGCTTTTTATCCTTGCTATGGTTTAGCAGAAGCGACTTTGTTTGTTAGTGGTAAAAATCAGAAAAATTTAGAATTAAATCATACTGCTCAAGGTTTAGTCAGTTGTGGTATTCCCAGTCATGACCAAACTCTAGTTATAGTTAATCCAGAATCTCGACAACCTTGTGCAGCCGGGGAAGAGGGAGAAATTTGGGTCAAAGGTGAAAGTGTAGCTCAAGGTTATTGGCAACGTTTCCAGGAAACCGCAGCAAGTTTTCGCGCCTCCTTAGCTTCGGGAGAAGGTGGTTTTTTACGCACAGGAGATTTGGGTTATTTACGCTCTGGGGAATTATTTGTCACGGGCAGGATAAAAGATGTTATTATAATCAGAGGGCAGAATTATTACCCCCACGATATTGAAGCGACTGTTGCCCAAAGTCATCCGGCTTTGAGTGCTTACTGGGGTGCGGCTTTTAGTGTGGAAGTCTCCGGGGAAGAACGGCTAGTGGTGGTTCAGGAGGTTGAGCGTAATTGTTGGCGCACACTGGATCAAGATGCCGTAATTACAGCGATTCGGGCTGCTATTTCTCGTGAGTTCGGTTTGCAGGTGTATGGGATATGTTTGCTTAAGCCTAGTAGTATTCCTAAGACTTCTAGTGGGAAGGTGCAGCGTTTCGCTTGTCGGGATGGGTTTGTGAGTTCGGGGTTGGATGTGGTTTGTCGGTGGGAGTTGTCTCACGCCAAGGCGCAGAGGCGCAAAGAAGAGAAGGTTGTAGATGGTTTGATTGAGTGGTTACGGGTTTATGCTCGTGATCATATTAATTCGCGGTTGATGGATGAACGGCGTTGTATTTCACCCCATATTGTTTTGGATTTTGGGAATAGGGGTTTGTTGGGAATGCAGGTTCCTTGTTGTTATGGTGGTTTGGGTTTGGGATATACGGACACCATCAGGATTATACAACAGCTTGGGGCGATTGATCCGACTTTGGCTTTGTTTGTGGGGTTGAATAATGTGTTGGGGGTGCGTCCAATATTAATGTCTGGGAGTGAGTCTTTAAAGGCGGAACTTTTACCTATTCTGGCTACGGGACGGGAATTGGCGGCTTTTGCACTGACGGAAACGGGTGCTGGTGCTAATCCTCAAGCTATCCAATCTCAGGCTATTAGTGATGGTGATGGTTGGCGATTGCGGGGTGAAAAGATTTGGAGTGGTTCGGCTGCTTGGGCTGGTGTGATTAATGTGTTTGTTAAACATGAGTCGGGAATTAGCGGCTTTGTGGTGCGTCGGGGTACTCCTGGTTTGCGTCAAGGTGCGGAAGCGCTAACGATGGGAATGCGGGGAATGGTGCAGAATACTGTTTATTTGGAAGATATTCCGGTGACATCTGCGGAATTATTGGGTGATGTTGGGGCAGGGATGAATGTTGCTCAAGATGCGATGATGTATGGCAGGTTAGCGATCGCAGCTGCTTGTGTGGGTGGGATGCAACGTTGTGTACAATTAATGTGGCGTTATAGTGGACGGCGACAAATTGCTACAGGTAAATTACTCGATCATCCTGTGGTTTTATATCGTCTTCAAGAATTAACAAATGCCATTACCGCAGTCAATAGCTTGGTGATGCGGGTAGGAAAATTACTCGACCAAGGAAATACTGTTCCCGCCGAAGTATATACAGCGTGTAAAATTTCTGCCCCAGAATTTTATTGGCAAGCAGCAGATTTACTGGTACAAACTTTGGGAGGAAGGGGTTATATAGAAAGTAATATTGCACCACAAATTTTGCGAGATGCGCGAATTTTAAGGATATTTGAAGGACCAACAGAAACATTGTGCGGCTTTTTGGGTGCGCGTGTTCTCAAACAAGGACAGACACTGCAAAATTTTCTCTGTCAAACCTTGGGTGCTGTGGAAGTTGGACAAAAGTTAGCTGATGCTGTAGAGCAAATTAGCGATCGCCTTTATAATGACTCTAACATCAAATTCCAGCGTTGGATTTACCATCAACTAGGACAATTGACAACAGAAGCCATACTCTGGGCAGTATTAGATGATCAATCAGCAATTGCTTGGGTAAAAAATCGATTTAATCAACAACTCCAGCAAATCCTGACATTTAATCCTGACAACTTACTATATCTCAATTCCCAAAGCCTAGAAAATCACCTCCATCAATATACACAAAGCATCGGTGATATTGAACAAAACTTAGCCGGAGAAGACCAACAACTAGATGAATTATTGCGTCAGTCTGGAGAAAATTCCCAGACAACAGCAAAAACTTGGGACTCCCACCCCCAAACCGAAGACTTCCCAACCCAAAATACATCCGTCTCCCAAATCAGCACTTGGTTAAAAACGTGGATAGCTGAAAAACTGCACATATCAACTTCCACCATAGATACCAATAAAGCCTTCGCCGACTACGGCATAGATTCCATCACCGCCGTAGAATTAACCCAAGACTTACAACAATGGTTAAATATATCCCAACCCTTAGATGCCACCATAGCATGGAACTTCCCCACAATTACCGCCCTAGCTAACTACTTAGGAGAAGTAACCAGTAAAAATCCTACACCTTCAGATAACAACTTAGACAACTTATCCACTATAGACATAGCACAACTACTCAGCCAAGAAATAGCGATCGCACGTGATCGAAAACCTCAAAACAAATAA